In Malassezia vespertilionis chromosome 8, complete sequence, a genomic segment contains:
- a CDS encoding uncharacterized protein (COG:S; EggNog:ENOG503P3ZC; TransMembrane:6 (i302-323o356-373i380-405o411-428i469-491o560-582i)) — MDHDTNAGPSSGPYIYKAHQHCGEPTRSATHRPPLQREGGVWPERGPGTPEVTLVWDDAQLTPQRESFASDASVQSHRRFASLRNIFTKINPAQSVHNSSRAVVHKFAKNASPSRSTQLIMPSARKGAMSILNDNSPPLSPVYDEYGSDGESEIRTISSTTSSPFPRQHYMPRHAWSAAQAAADAAAADASPVLFESPHFVSEKQLGKAPESWLSTAEPMALPTMHRMNSPSGRSSTAPSLTWSADDDSLHGLRHGNGRVSALFRLYYFFMAKMRTSTLRADVHSTTQSFSFAALAPHVWKLALLALTFVVATGFLGVCLSTLPLHLPTHLTQLTLTEIRDMCEALSAYARSSRSASLHVFVVLSIFFTWKQAFCVPGSLITNIVFGAMYGAYAGAFFACIFTAVGGVLCYLLSVPIANVVLLVPGIAKPLHSMRRALASTMSTSRGGGARNIPRNLWSYLLFLRLLPIVPYGMMNIACGVLGVPLLPYALTLFVGSLPWNFCTAQIGEILQDVVSAIQTQVHIVSSSAMVADTHEATTATTGPDSFLASGTLSVIVERIWTVDMMVKLALLSLASALPIVLQRYFGKKEEETEEEVVLTSIS; from the coding sequence ATGGACCACGATACAAATGCGGGACCCAGTTCGGGCCCGTACATCTACAAAGCGCACCAGCATTGTGGCGAACCTACCCGATCTGCAACGCACCGCCCGCCGCTACAACGAGAAGGGGGCGTGTGGCCGGAGCGTGGACCGGGCACCCCAGAAGTGACGCTTGTGTGGGATGACGCACAGCTGACTCCGCAGCGCGAAAGCTTTGCTTCCGATGCGAGCGTACAGTCGCATCGGCGATTTGCCTCCTTGCGCAACATTTTCACCAAAATCAACCCCGCACAAAGTGTGCACAACAGCAGCCGTGCCGTTGTACACAAGTTTGCCAAGAATGCATCTccatcgcgcagcacacaGCTTATTATGCCTTCGGCGAGAAAAGGCGCCATGTCGATCCTCAACGACAACAGTCCGCCACTCTCGCCTGTATACGACGAATacggcagcgacggcgaATCTGAGATCCGTACTATCAGCTCCACCACCTCTTCGCCATTCCCGCGGCAGCACTATatgccgcgccatgcatggagcgccgcccaagctgctgcggacgctgctgctgcggaCGCTAGTCCAGTCTTGTTTGAGTCTCCCCACTTTGTGTCCGAGAAACAGCTTGGCAAAGCGCCCGAGTCGTGGCTAAGCACAGCCGAGCCTATGGCACTTCCGACGATGCACCGCATGAACTCACCGAGTGGCCGCTCTTCTACAGCGCCTTCGCTCACCTGGAGCGCCGACGACGATTCCTTGCATGGACTTCGCCACGGAAATGGCCGCGTGTCGGCCCTTTTTCGCCTCTACTACTTTTTCATGGCCAAGATGCGCACCTCAACACTGCGTGCTGACGTCCATTCGACGACGCAGTCGTTTtcttttgcggcgctcgcgccgcatgtATGGAAgttggcgctgcttgcgctcacCTTTGTCGTCGCGACGGGTTTCCTCGGCGTCTGTCTAAGCACCTTACCTCTTCATTTGCCCACACATTTGACACAGTTGACGCTCACGGAGATCCGCGACATGTGTGAAGCACTGAGCGCCTatgcgcgcagcagtcGGTCCGCATCCCTGCACGTATTTGTCGTCCTCTCCATCTTTTTTACGTGGAAGCAAGCGTTTTGCGTGCCGGGCAGCTTGATCACCAACATTGTTTTTGGTGCCATGTATGGTGCATATGCAGGTGCTTTTTTCGCCTGCATATTCACTGCTGTTGGCGGTGTGCTGTGCTATTTATTGTCTGTGCCTATTGCGAATGTCGTCTTGCTTGTCCCGGGCATTGCAAAGCCATTGCactcgatgcgccgagcactTGCCTCGACGATGAGTACaagccgcggcggcggcgcgcgcaatatCCCACGCAACCTTTGGTCCTACCTGCTCTTTTTGCGTCTCCTCCCCATTGTGCCGTACGGGATGATGAACATTGCGTGCGGTGTACTTGGCGTGCCGCTTCTTCCCTATGCGTTGACGCTCTTTGTAGGCAGTCTTCCCTGGAATTTCTGTACCGCACAAATCGGCGAGATTTTGCAGGATGTCGTTTCTGCCATTCAGACGCAAGTGCACATTGTCTCGAGCAGTGCCATGGTCGCAGATACGCACGAAGCAACCACTGCAACCACCGGCCCCGATTCGTTTCTTGCGAGCGGGACGCTGAGCGTGATTGTCGAGCGGATTTGGACCGTGGATATGATGGTGAAGCTTGCATTGCTGAGTCTTGCGAGTGCACTGCCGATTGTGCTACAGCGCTATTTTGGCAAGAAGGAGGAAGAGACGGAAGAAGAAGTGGTGCTTACATCGATCAGCTaa